The sequence below is a genomic window from Lysobacter stagni.
GTCAGCCGCCGATGACCAGGCTGGAACCGACCAGCACGAGGAATCCCGCGAACACGCGCTTCAGCGTGTCTCCGTGGAGGCGATGCGCCAACCGCATGCCATAAGGCGCTGCGAGTACGGACGCCGCGGCGACGCCGATCGCGGCGGGCAGATAGATGTAGCCGAGGGCATGGTGCGGCAGCGCACCTGCCGGTGCATGAAGCGCATAGCCCACCGCGCTGGCGATGCCGATCGCCACGCCGCAAGCGGATGACGTACCCACCGCCCGTACCGGTACGACGCCCCGCCACACCAGAAGCGGCACCGTCATGCTGCCGCCGCCGATGCCGACCACCGCCGATACCGCGCCGATGCCCAGCCCTGCCGCGACCATGGGCGCGCCCGTCGGTGCGGGCACGGCCTCGCCCGCCTTCGCACGCGTGCCTCCGAACGTGAGCTGCGCGGCGGCGATGAAGCAGTAGCCCGCGACGATCCAGCGCAGGAGGTTGTCGTCCACGCGCACCGCGATGCCGCTGCCAAGCCAGCCGCCGATCAGCAGACCGGGCACCATCCAGGCCACCGTCGGCCACAGCACGCTGCCGCGTGAGGCGTGCGCACGCGCGGAGGCAGCCGCCGTCAGCACGATGCTCGCCAGCGAGCTGGCCAGCGCGGCATGCATCGCGGCTTCTTGTGGGATCCCCAGCGTCGGCAGCAGCCATGCCAGTGCGGCCACCAGGACCAGACCACCGCCCACGCCGAGCAGACCGGCCAGCACACCTGCCACCGCACCCAGCAGGAGGAACACAAGCACTGCACCGATCATCCGGATCTCCTTGCGAAGCAATGCGAACTTGTCGCCGAACGTTGCCTGAGCGTGACGCATGCGTGGAGACGGTTGCTTCACGACGCTGGGCTATAGTCCCGCCAATGGTCCCCCGCCCATTCATCATCGTACTCGTTGCGTGCTGCGTGGCTGTTGCCGCATCTGCCTGTGCGCAGAGCAGCGCAGCCGGTCCTGCCGTGCCCATTCCACCCTTGCCCAGGCCACTGGCCGACAGCAAGCTGCCCCGCGTTCGTGCCGCGCTGGAAGACGCCGAACTCGGCCGATTCGATGCCGCGCAGTACCGCGACCTTGCGGAGCACCCGCTGCTGCCATGGATCGAGTACGCCGCACTGCGGCGCGATATCGACACGGTGGCGCCCGAGCGCGCGCAGGCATTCCTGACGCGCTGGCGCGGCCAGGCCGCCGCCGCGACGTTCCGCGATGCCTGGATCGCCGCTTCCGCCCGACGCAAGGACTGGCCGTCGGTGCTCGCCGCGTGGGACCCGCAGATCAAGAGCGTCGCACTTCGCTGCAGCGAACTGGACGCGCGCCAGCAACTCGGACGCGCCGATGCGCAGTGGACGCGCGATGCCCAGGCGATCTGGCGCAGCACCGGCAAGTCGCTGCCGGATGCCTGCGACAGCCCGATGGCGGCGCTGTCGGCACAGGGCGGGCTGACGCCGGACCTGCGATGGGAACGCATCGACCTGGGCGCGGCCGAATGGCAGCCCGGCGTGATGCGCGTCGCCGCGCGCGGCCTGCCTGCCGACCAGGCAACACTGGCCAACGACTACGCGTCCTTCGTCGACTCACCCAACGAACGCGCCCTCACCTGGCCAAAGACCGACCGCAGCCGCGAAATCGCTTCGCACGGGCTGGCGAAGCTGGGCAAGTCCTCGCCCTCTTCCGCCGAGGCGATGCTGCCGCGGTTCGCCGACGCGCTCGGGCTGAGCGAGGCCCAGCGCGGTCGCGTGCTGTACCAGGTCGCGCTGTGGACGGTGGCCTCCTACGAACCCGAATCGGCGCGCCGACTCAACGCGGTGCCTGCATCCGCCTTCGACGAACGCCTGCACGAGTGGCGCGTGCGCGAGGCGATGTCGCGTTCGGACTGGCCCGCCGCGCGATCGGCCATCGAGAAGATGGGAACCAAGCAGCGCGGCGAATCGCGCTGGACCTACTTTGCCGCGCGCCTGGACGAACTCGCCGGCCGCAAGACCGACGCCGATCGCCAGTACCGCGAGGCCGCGAACAAGCCCGAGTTCCACGGTTTCCTCGCCGCCGACCGGCTCGGGCGTCCGTATGCCTTGTGCCCGTGGCTGCCGGAAACGCCGAAGGCCGCGCAGCAGGCCATCGCGCGCGATCCCGCGATGGTCCGCGCCATGGCACTGTTCCAGATCGAACGCACCGGCTGGGCGGCGCGCGAATGGGATGACGCGCTCACGCGCTTCAACGACGAGCAGCGGCGGATCGCGGTGGAAGTGGCACAGGGCAATGGATGGTTCGACCGCGCGGTGTTCGCGCTGGGTCGCAGCCCCGACGAACTCCGCCTGTATGGACTGCGCTTTCCCCTGCACCACGAGGCGACCATCCGCCGGGAAGCCGAGCGCAACCGGCTCGATCCGGCGTGGGTGGCCGCCGAGATCCG
It includes:
- a CDS encoding sulfite exporter TauE/SafE family protein, translated to MRHAQATFGDKFALLRKEIRMIGAVLVFLLLGAVAGVLAGLLGVGGGLVLVAALAWLLPTLGIPQEAAMHAALASSLASIVLTAAASARAHASRGSVLWPTVAWMVPGLLIGGWLGSGIAVRVDDNLLRWIVAGYCFIAAAQLTFGGTRAKAGEAVPAPTGAPMVAAGLGIGAVSAVVGIGGGSMTVPLLVWRGVVPVRAVGTSSACGVAIGIASAVGYALHAPAGALPHHALGYIYLPAAIGVAAASVLAAPYGMRLAHRLHGDTLKRVFAGFLVLVGSSLVIGG
- a CDS encoding transglycosylase SLT domain-containing protein, with the translated sequence MPIPPLPRPLADSKLPRVRAALEDAELGRFDAAQYRDLAEHPLLPWIEYAALRRDIDTVAPERAQAFLTRWRGQAAAATFRDAWIAASARRKDWPSVLAAWDPQIKSVALRCSELDARQQLGRADAQWTRDAQAIWRSTGKSLPDACDSPMAALSAQGGLTPDLRWERIDLGAAEWQPGVMRVAARGLPADQATLANDYASFVDSPNERALTWPKTDRSREIASHGLAKLGKSSPSSAEAMLPRFADALGLSEAQRGRVLYQVALWTVASYEPESARRLNAVPASAFDERLHEWRVREAMSRSDWPAARSAIEKMGTKQRGESRWTYFAARLDELAGRKTDADRQYREAANKPEFHGFLAADRLGRPYALCPWLPETPKAAQQAIARDPAMVRAMALFQIERTGWAAREWDDALTRFNDEQRRIAVEVAQGNGWFDRAVFALGRSPDELRLYGLRFPLHHEATIRREAERNRLDPAWVAAEIRAESVFYPRARSSADAMGLMQVLPATGAGVASRLGLPWAGSDSLFDPDINIAIGTAYLRELMDKYGGLPYQVIAGYNAGPSPLSRWQSQRAGMDPDFWIETISYKETREYVARVLAFSVLYDWRLNGDALAVSDRMRGRLDGPRKRFECPTPAATPTAPPATTVGSRPRSRSQR